TCCTACAAATGGGAAGGGATGGATAAATGATGATAGGGAGGAATCAATTTTAAATATGAAAAAATCAGCTATTTTATCCGGTTTAATGGGGGTTTGTGTCGGTGATGCTCTAGGCGTTCCCGTAGAATTTTCTAGCCGCCAAGAACGTCTTCAAAATCCGATCACAACTATGACGGGACAGGGAACCTATCGACAACCTCCGGGCACTTGGTCGGATGATAGTTCGTTAACATTATGTTTAGCAGATAGTCTCTGTCAGGGATATAATTTAAAAACGATCGCCGATTCTTTTAGTCGTTGGCGCTATCAGCAAGAATGGACACCTCATGGCGTGGTATTTGATATTGGCGGAACAACAAATCAAGCCATTAGAAATATCTTAAATGGGGTTAATCCTGTGGAAGCGGGAGAAACCCATGAACGCAGTAATGGAAATGGTTCATTGATGCGAATTTTACCGATGGTGTATTTAGCTTCCACCGTTTCTTTCTATCAATTAATCCAGTGGGTTCATGAATGTTCCTGTTTAACCCATGCTCATGTCCGATCTCAAATTGGTTGCGGGATTTATATTAGTATTGCGGTTAAGTTACTCCAAGGTTTAGATCTAAAATCGGCTTACCTTGAAGGAATAGAAGCCGTAAAACCGATTTATTATCATCCCAGTTTAACTGTAGAAACTTCTCGGTTTGAACGGGTTTTAACAGGCAAAATTGATCAGTTATCAATGGGTCAAATTGAATCCAGTGGCTATGTGATTCATACCTTAGAAGCGTCTTTATGGTGTTTATTAACGACATCTTCTTACGCTGAAGCCGTTCTCAAAGCCGTTAATTTAGGAGAAGATACCGACACGACCGCAGCCGTAACCGGAGGTTTAGCAGGACTCTATTATGGGTGGGAAAATATTCCCTCAGAATGGGTGGAACAAATTGCTCGCAAAGATGATATTATTGCTTTAGCTGATCGGTTAGAACAAGCGATTTTCTCAACAACTGAGTCCTGATTTTGTTAAGAAAGGTGAGTTAAATTCAAACCCAAAAATGACTAAAATTGCCCTATTTGGAACCAGTGCAGACCCTCCAACCGCAGGACATCAAGCCATTCTATTTTGGCTGTCTCAACGGTTTGATAAAGTTGTGGTTTGGGCATCGGATAATCCCTTTAAAACTCACCAAACATCATTAAAACATCGCATGGCAATGTTATCATTATTAATTGAGGAAATTAACACCTCTAAGCAAAATATTGCTCTGCATCCTGAATTGAGTCATCGCCGAACCTTAGAAACCTTAAAAGGAGCTAAAAACTATTGGCCTGATGCAGAATATACCTTAGTTGTGGGTTCAGACTTAGTACAACAAATTCCCCATTGGTATCAAATAGAAACCCTGTTAAAACAGGTACAATTATTAGTGATTCCTCGACCCGGTTATCAGGTAGAAGAAACAGATTTAGAGCCTCTGCAAAGCTTAGGAAAAAAAGTTAAAATTGCCACCCTGACAGGTTTACCCGTTTCCTCAACAAACTATCGCCAGACCGGGGATATTGATGTCTTACCTTCTCCTGTACAAGCCTATATTAACCAAGAACAGTTGTATGAGTATACCCGTTAAAATTTTAAGATGAATCTGGAAACTAAAATTAATCTGACCATAATTTTTTATTGATTATTATTTTAATTTAAGTCATGAAAAGATTATACCCAGACGGCAAAATTTTTCAAAGTAAAAACTTATTCTTGGGAGATATAAATGGTTGGAAAAACTCAAAAAAAAGTATTATCGTCCCCATTAGAAAATTTTAAGGTTGGAGTTGATAATGTAATTTTTTCCGTTGATACTGGGCAAAATCGTCTCTTGGTTTTATTGGTAATGCGACAAGAAGAACCCTTTATTAATACTTGGAGTTTACCGGGAACTTTAGTTCAACAAGGGGAATCTTTAGAAGATGCAGCCTATCGAATTTTAGCCGAAAAAATTCGGGTCGAAAATTTATATTTAGAACAATTATATACCTTTGGCGGGCCAAATCGTGATCCCAGAGAAGCCCCAGATAGTTATAATATTCGTTATTTATCCGTGAGTTATTTTGCTTTAGTTCGGTTTGAAGAAGCCGAATTAATTGCGGATAAAGTCACAGGAATTGCTTGGTATCCTATTGACAAAATTCCCCAGTTAGCTTTTGATCACAATCAAATTTTAGAATATGGTTATCGTCGATTACAAAATAAATTAGAATATAGTCCGGTTGCTTTTGATGTGTTACCAGAATTATTTACATTAGGGGATTTATATCAATTTTATACAACAATTTTAGGCGAAGGTTTTTCCGATTATTCTAATTTTAGAACCCGGTTACTGAAGTTAGGATTTCTTTCGGATACGGGAGTAAAAACATCACGGGGAGCGGGTAGACCTGCAAGTTTATATCGATTTGATGCGGAAGCTTTTGCACCCTTAAAAGATAAACCTTTAGTATTTGTTTGATCTTGGCTTCTAACTCCCTATTTTTTAAAATTCTACCTAGAATTCCTCTCTGATTTCAAGGGGAGGTTGTTCTCTCGATTCCATAAAATCTTCAGAAAATAGATTTAAACTTTCAAATAAAGATTGCCAAGGATGATCTTTAGGAATTAAAATTAAAACATTTCCAATTTTTTTGAGATAAACTTCATCTCCAGAAAATTGATATTCTTCGGGTAAGACTAGAGTTTGTTCATTGCTATTTTTTAAAAGTTTAGCAGTATCCATTGCTTTAATATTATTGAATGTGGGTTAATATTATTATATCAAATATAAGGGTTTATTGGCTTAGTATCAAACAGTTGTGGGGTCAGAGTCGGTATCAGGAATAAAGAATTTTGTTGACAACAGGTAAATTAAGGTATACTAATGTCTGAATTTCCTCCCCTATAATCTCAAAACCTATTGCATGGCATGACCACCTTAAATACTGTTTGGCAACAATTTACCCTACAAAACTTACTCATCTACCAATGGCGGAATACCAGTATTCTCTATCGCTTAACGGGAGTTTTACACCAATGGCGACAGGGAAGTTGGTTATTGCAGTGGGGTGAACCCTTGGGGGCATTATTAATCACTATTGTATTCGGTTTAGCTCCTTTTGTGGGAACTGCATTAATAGGGGTTTTATTAATCGCTTGCGCCGCCTGGTGGCTATTATTAACTCTTACCGATGAACCTTCACAAACAGCCTTTACTCCGATTCATTTAATTGTTTTATTATATTGGGGAATTGCTACCATTGCAACGGCTTTATCTCCGGTTAAAATGGCGGCATTGAGTGGGTGGATTAAATTAACTCTTTATCTAATTTTATTCGCTTTAATGTCAAGGATATTGCGATCGCCTAAAATTCGTTCAATTTTTATTACTATCTTTTTACTAACGGCTTTAATTGTCAGTGTTTATGGTTTAAGACAATGGTTTTCTGGGGTAGAAGCCTTAGCGACTTGGGTTGATCCCACCTCTCCCCAATCCAAGTTAACACGGGTTTATAGTTATTTAGATAACCCCAATTTATTAGCTGGATATCTATTACCCGCAGTGGGTTTAAGTTTAGCATCATTTTTTGTTTGGAGGGGAATTTTACCCAAAGCATTAGCATTAACAATGATTGTTGTTAATTCCTCCTGTTTAGTCTTAACTTTTAGCCGAGGAGGATGGATTGGATTAGTCCTATTAATATTTGCCTTTGCCATTCTATTATTATACTGGTTAAGTATTCAGTTTTCTCCCTTTTGGCGACAATGGGCTTTACCCCTGGGTTTAACGGGATTAACCGTTTTTCTATTATTTGCAGTGCTATTTGTTCCCCCAGTTCGAGATCGGGTAGCGAGTATTTTTGCCGGACGGGGAGATAGTAGTAATAACTTTAGAATTAATGTTTGGATGTCAGTAATTGAGATGATTAAAGATCGTCCAATATTAGGAATAGGCCCTGGAAATGTTGCCTTTAATAAGATTTATCCCCTTTATATGCAGCCTCGTTACACCGCTTTAAGTGCCTATTCAGTAATTTTAGAAATTACTGTTGAAACTGGAATTATTGGTTTAAGTTGTTTTCTCTGGTTATTAACCGTTACCTTTAATCAAGGATGGGTGCAATTAAAACGACTTCGAGAGTTAGGAAATTCCCAAGGATTTTGGTTAATGGCTGCTATTTCTACATTAGTGGGAATGTTGGGTCATGGGTTGGTTGATACGGTTTGGTATCGTCCTCAAGTCAATACTTTATGGTGGTTAATGATTGCGTTAATTGCCAGTTATTATCAACCGAAACCCCAAATTTTATCCGATGAAGTTCAGACGGATTAAAATCCCTAATTCTTTTTCTCCTGCGTTAATCTCAATCCATCTAAAAATCGGGTATTCAAGGGTTATCCAATCCTCATTAATGCTTCTAATTCTTGGGTGATTGTGTGTTCAAGATTTTCTAATACTGAGGGAGGAATCAGCTTTTGAATTGAAGACCAAAGCTCCTGAGCTTTTTTAGAGTTATGCTGGGAATAGAATACACCAGCAACCGTAGAAGTAGAACCGTAGCAGAACAAGAATTCCATAGTCAGATTCTCACAAATTGATGATGTTTACCTGTACAAAGTAAACAGCAAATTGTCTGAATTTCCACTCATCCTTGTGCTAGTTTGCGATGTGATCCCGCAACAATTCTACACCCAACGTTTCAGCCCCGGTCAATTGGTCTTAACCGCCCAACTCCTGGGGACAATTTCTCAAACTGGCACAATCCCTGGGGTATGACTCTAATTTATAGTGTTTTTCTCACTTGGCACAACAAAATAGGTGTTAATAGACATCGGCCTGTAAGAATTAAAATCCTCAAAATCAGTGAATTTACAGGGATTTGATCCCCGGTCATAGCAGGTCTAAGTAATTTACCGTAGAGTCTCTTCCATTTTGAATAAAAACCTGTATTATATGTAAGGTAAACAAGGAGAAATCTTACAACTTCCTTAAAAACTGAGGAAAGTTGTGTTTTCTGAATGGTAGGTCAGAATAATCCAGGAAATTCCTTTTGTCTGATTGACAAAAGGGTTTTGCTTGAGTTAAAAAGGGCTTTGATGAGTAGGGTGTTTTTATTCCCAATCTTTCCTAATTTCTAGCTTGAAGTTCAGGAACTGGGAGAAAACACTTTGAATCGGGTTCTATAGACGTCAGGGGAATATAAAAAGTGACTTTAATCAGGATCAATTCAGGATTTTTAGGAATCAAGAGTCCTCAATTGAATAGCTGAAAGTCGCTTCCAAATATTACCCTAAAATCCAGGCGGGTTAAATCTCAATCCAGGTTTAATTTCCAACTGACTATTCAGAAACATCCCTCAAATTAAGGTGTGTTTTTTCTCAATCTTGTCACTCACTTATTTTCCCTTTTCTTGAGACATCCTATGAAAAAGTTTGCTGTAGTATTCACGGGTTTAGCAATAGCTTCTTCTTGTTTATTAACTTCTTGTGGCGGGACTCCCACCCCTGAAGCCACAACCGCTCCGGCGGCTTCTCCCACTCCGGCGACTTCTCCGGCTCCAGCGGCTTCTCCTACTCCGGCGGCTTCTCCCAAATAAGGGAACTGATTTTCACAGATTCGAGATGATTTCCTCTCCAATTATTCAGGGGAGGAAATTGTTCTAATCGGATTAATTAGCCTCACGGTAACTTATAACTTCCCACTCGAATTTTAACTTCTCCGTCCTGGGGATTTCCACTAAAAATAAACGCACCAGATGCTGATTCTCCCCCGGAAAGATAATCAATTTGTTGTTCTCCCTGTTCAATGACTTCTCCCTTCGAGTAAAATTCTCCAATCACTTGTACAGATTGTGCGGTTTCTCCCCCTTCATTAATTACCGTAAAGGTTACATAAAATTGTTCCTGCTCTTGGCGAATAGCTTCGGGTTGGGTGAGGGTTAAAACCGGAGGTTTATGCTTTTGAATTCGCCAGCTATAAACCACTAATCCCAGTAAAAGAACGAGAATAAAAATGGAAATACTCAAGCTGAATTTTTCAGCGATTGAACGGCTCGGTTTCGATGAATTTTGCTCAGAAATCTGATTTTTGATCATATTGCTAAACGTCCTGCTGCTCCCCCAATAGTTGCGGGAAGTCCTAAAATTAAAGTCGAGTTTAGCCCTAATATCCCCGGCTCACTAAAGCTCAATTTCTGAAAAAACCACAGCATTAAGACTGAAGTAATTAAAGAAATTAAGTAAGAAACAATCGTTTCTGTGTGGGGAGATTGAAATAATCCTTGCTGACGATGACGCTTTTGTTGATTTCTAAAACCCGCCGCAAAAACAATACAATAGGAAATAATTAAAGATGCGATCATAATCGCAATTAACCAAGGTGGAGAAGTTGCACCTGCTAGAATACGAACTTCATCGGTAGGCGCAATACTAAAGGCGATAAACAGGGCTCCAATAAAGGTAGCACTAATATCATCCAGAGTATCCTGTAAATTGATTTTATTGGCTTTTAAAAAATTAGATTTTATCGGTTTTTTATCCTGAGATGATGAGGATGAGTTAGACGATTCATCACTTAACATTAATTCCGCTAAAGCAGCACCCATCGCAAAGGGAATACTCTCTAAAATTATTTTTCCCAAGGCTTCATCTAGGGGAGTTTCTTGATTAATTTGTCGTAATAAAATTAAAATAAAGGTTGTACAAACTAATCCAATGGCTAAGGCTTCTACACTTTCTAACAGGGTATTTTTTAGGGTCTTGTGTTGATGACGACGGAATCCAGAAACTCGAATTAAAAGAAATACAACAAAATAGGTAATTCCCAAAAGAGTTAGCATTAAAGGAGGTTCTGTAAAGGAACCAATTTGCCAAACTTCCATTGTATATAACAGGGGAATTCCAAACAAAAACCCCCCAGAAATTCCTCGCACCAGTTCTTGGAACTCAAGAATCCAAGATTTTGAATGGCTTGAAGAATTAGCTTGTCTTTTCATAATAAAACATCAGAGGTTTGGAAATTCAGCCGATTTTATTTTCTGTTTTTTATTCCTGAATTTTCAGCCAGATCATCGGTTTTTGCTGCCATAATAAAATCATTTCGATGTAACCCAAAAATGGCATGAGTCCACCAGGTTACAGTCACTTTTCCATATTCTGTTAATAATGCGGGATGATGATTTTCTAATTCGGCTATTTCTCCGACTTGATTGGTAAACGCTAAAGCGGTTTTAAAATCAGGAAATGAATAACTTCTTTCTAACCGGGATTCTCCCTCTACTTCTATTAAATTCCAATAGGGAATTTCCGGTTTGAGCTTGGCAATTTCTTCTAAACTCACGGGAGTTGATTTTTGATGGCAAGCTTCACAGGTCTGTTGAGTTAAGGATGTCATTGTTATCGGCTTAATATTAACAATTGGGATCAATTTTTAAAGGTATTTAATCATCATAAAAAACTCAAGCTTAAATTTTATCTATCTACAGAGTGAAATTCACTGTTTGATTTTGGCCGATGGGGAGTCATAGGTAATTTCCTCGGATTGATATTCGGGAGGTTCAACATGAATTAAAATTCTAGCAGGATTAAAGCGATTACCTAATTCTGCTTCAACGGCTTCTGTAATGCTGTGGGCGGTTTCGACATCGGTGGCTTCAACAATCATGTGCATTTCAATAAAAACTTGTCGCCCAATTACGCCACGAGACGCAATATTATGACAGTTGACTACACCGGGAACAGACATAGATATCTCTTTGATTGTTTCCGGTGCGATCGCCATTTGATCTACTAACCAAGGCAGATTTTCTCTTAATACACTCCAACCACTTTTAAAGACTAATAACGCCACAGGAAAAGCTAAAATTACATCTAAATATTGCAATTTTGGCAAATTCCAAACTTCCCCTTGCCAAATTCCAATTAATCCCCCAATTACCATAATGGTAATCCAAACATCGCTCATGGTATGTTTAGCATCTGCCACTAAAACCGCACTTCCTAAACGCTTTCCAGCAGAGCGTTCATAATAAGCGACAAAAATATTAATCCCTAAAACAATTAATAAAATCCATAATTCTTTAGGAGAAATTTCGACAGGTTTACTTTCTCTAAACACCCGTTCCACGGTGCTACTCAAAATTTCAAAACAGGCAATTCCCAAAAAAACAGCCACACCCAAGGCTCCCAAAGCATCGAATTTTTGATGTCCATAAGGATGTTCCCGGTCGGGTTGAGGAGAGGCAAAATGATTCGTAACTAACCCTAAAATATTATTAGCACTATCGGTAACACTGTGTAGGGCATCAGCTAGTAAACTTAAAGAACCTGTTAGAGTTCCTACAATAACTTTAATGCTCATCACTATCAGGTTTAAACCCAGTGTGAGTAATAAAACAAATTGAACTTTTGAGCGATTATCCTGAATCATAGAATCTCTCCTTTTCAGCTTTTATGGGGATCAAAAGCTATTTTTACAATATCATTTTATTCAGTTAATTTAACTATTGAGATTAATTTTTATTAAAATTCTATAGCAATCCTATTTGAGTGGGGTTCAAAATTTAGGCTTAAAAGGGAACAGGGAACAGGGAACATCGGATCTGGGAACAGGGGGTAATACTTCTGGTTGTTTCATATCAGTATTAAAATGTTACAACCTATTTAGGGTTGCTATATTGCTAACTTCTAGCTTTCCCTGTAAATGTTCCCTATCTCTTCTAATTTCTCGCGTCTATCTTAATAAAGGAGTAGAGCTTAATCAAATTTTGCTAAAAAGATAAACTCTCATTACGGTTAACTTAACAGTAAAATCAGATCAAAGGATTTTAATTGCTGTTTGGAATAGGTCTTCTATGTCTGTAGCTTCACTCACACTCAATTTAACTCAGGGTTCTGTCTCCTTGCGCTTTACTCCCGAAGCCGCCCAAAATTTAAAAGCGGCGCTAGATGAATTGATGCAAAAACTCAAAGCTGTGGCTGCAAAAAATTCCCCAGGTGGGGGTAAACCTACGCCTCAAAAGCCAATAGAATATCAATATACTGGGGATGTTTTTTTAGAAGTCTTCTGCAATCCCAATATTTGGCCCAGTCCCTTTGCCGCCAAAGTCTTGATTACAGTCCGAGATGAACGGATTAAACTGATGACGGAAGCCGAACTCACCCGTCTTATTGATGATGTCAATCAATACCTCGATCAAGTCAACAAATAAGCTGTTAGAATATACGAGCCAAAGAGGGCTTCTTTAGAGGTTCGGCTTACTCATTTACAGCCAAGCTATCCGAAGCCGAACTCAACCAAGCTTGAATCATTGTACTCAAAATGTCTAATTGAGGAATAGTTTGATTCTGATGAATGCTGAACACTTAACCGACTTACTCCACCAAGGATTTCGCGTTACCCTGGGCGCGACATCTTCCCTGATCGAGATCCTACAAGATCCTTACAAGCGCAATGAGAATCTCGGAAAAATTCAGTCTCAGTTTAGCGAATTAGCTGATGAATGGGCTGAAAAAGGAAAAATGACTGAGCAGGAAGCGCGCAATTTTGTTGATACGATCCTCTCTCAGCGCCCTCAGAACGTCAATACAGACACCACAACAACGGTAACAACCTCCCCTGTTACCACTCCAACGGCTCCCGTAACCTCAGACCCCGAACCTGTCCGGGAAATTCAAGAACTCACAACCCAAATTGCTGAGTTAAGAGATGAATTAAAACGTCTACGCGAATCTAATTCTTCTCACTAATCATGATAAAGCCCGCCTCCACAACTCAATTCTTGGGATCAGAATTCACACGAATTGGGTTTAAGGTTGGAGGGCGGGATTATCGTTTTAACTATTATTATTTGATATCTAATTGCAGAACCTATCCTGAGATTGTTCACTTTCAGATGGCAATCAATATCAAATCGCACGAGCTTAAATTTTAACTTTATTATTCGTTCCAGAATCTCAGGCTTTGAGCAACTTTCCTCCAAACCGCGAGAAGTAATCCTTTGTCAGCCTATTGATCCCGAATTCAAGATGTTTTAGACTAAAGACATCACGGATCAGCGAGGTTTGAAAGATTAGCTAAATTGAGTTTCTAACTAAACCTGAATCAGTAGCCCGATCAATTTCAGACTACAGGAGCCAACATTTAGCGAACTAAAAGGTCTGAAAAATCTTTTGTGTTTTAAAATTCATTGGGGATTTTAGTCGTTATCCCAGGTTTCATGGCCAATCAAGTCGCCAATCCGATCTCGAAGCAAGAAATTGCATTCTTCCAACTCACACTCCACACAAGCCCATTCCCGCGCCGGAATATATTGGCAAAGTGTATAGATGGGTTGCTGACGGCTCACAATTCCCTTGGTGACGAGTTGGCGGGCTTCGTCTTTGATCACATCTAAAGAATATTGGACAGTGGTGTAAGTCATAGTTCGCCCTCTTGGCGTTGCCGGAGAAGTTTTTGGCATCACTATTAATTAATATAATCGAAAAACTGATTTTAGGAAAGGTTTTTTTTCAGTATAAGCCAATACAAATAGCTTTACTTTTTTGATAAAAACCTAAAAAGTCACTAGACATACTCCCAGGAAGGGGGTTAAGCCTCCCCACATTATCCGAACTTAGGCTTGAATTGATGATTAGACACAATTGTTAAATTTTACTTAAATTCCCCAAAGGACTTTTAAGGCAATTTCTTGGGCCATCGGAGTCTGACCGTAGGAGAAGACATAAGGAGTTGTGGGGGGAATTTGGGGTAAAAATTGTTCGAGTGTGTAGGGACTACCGTAAATCACCAGTGCTTGTAAACTATTCTGTTTTAACAGCAGGTTTAACCAATCTTGAGCAATTTGTGTTAATCCCGAACTATCGCGGAAGGCATTAGCGCGAATAAAAACTTGGAGTAATGTCGGAGCCGAATCAAGCGGGAGTGAGGAATCTTCCCCAGACTCAGAAAAAGCTGGCGCGTGACAATCAACCAGTTGTAAGCGATAGCCTAACTCAGTCGGACGAGCGATCGCAGGGGTATGATTTCCTAAAATCGAACAATTGAGTAAATCATCCACAATTACTACATTTTGCCCGGTTTGGGGAGTTTTTGACAGGATTAACGGTAACGTTCCCCCCTGTTGGAGAGAATCTTGCAAAATTGTCCTCACCATCTGTTGAGAGATCGGTTGGGACAGAGAATCAAATAAGATTTTAGAATCTCGACGAGGGAGAGAATAGGATTCATCCAGTTGAGTGTCAGGGAATACCTTGGCTTTAGCCTGCAAAATTCGCTGTACAGAGGCTTCAATGCGTTCACGCGAAATTCGACCCTCGGCCACCGCAGCACAGACTGCTTCAATCGTGACTTGGGGATCAAGCGGCATTAATAAAACATCTGCACCCGCTTCCACGGCTAAAATCGCTGCTTCTTCTGGAGTATATTGTTTAGCGATCGCCCCCATCACTAAAGCATCCGTCACCACCAACCCCTCAAACCCTAACCGTTGTCTTAACTGCTGCTGAACAATTACCGGGGATAAGGTAGCTGGACGTTCTCTATCCCACGCTGGAATTAACAAATGAGCCATCATCACCGCATCTACACCCGATGCAATTGTTGCTGCAAAGGGCGGTAATTCCACCTCAGCGAGACGTTGATCAGAATGGGGGATCACCGGTAATTCTAAATGGGAATCAATCGCCGTATCCCCATGACCGGGGAAATGTTTCGCCGTCGTTAACACCGGATAACCTTGACATCCCCGGATAAAGGCCGTTGCTAACTGACTCACCCGTTCTGGAGTCTCTCCAAAAGAACGGACATTAATCACCGGATTTTTAGGATTATTATTGACATCGACAACCGGAGCCAATATCCAATTTAACCCAACCGTTAAAGCTTCTTGGGCGGTAATTGCCCCCATTTTTTCTGCATAAAATTCGGCTTGTTCTAAGGATTGATTTGCTAAAGCCCCAATTGCCATTAGAGGCGGAAACCAAGTCGCCCCCGCAAATCGCTGACCTACCCCTTCTTCCACATCCGCCGCCACCAATAGGGGAAATTTTGCCCAAGATTGTAACAACTGAGTGCGAGTTGTTAATTCCGCCGCACTGCCATCAACTAAAATTACCCCACCCACACCTAGATCTTGTAACCAATGTTTTAATCGGTAGGCTGGAGGTTCCCAAAGGGGATAACGAATTTGATGATCAAACAAAAAACCAGAGGCGCGAACCACAACCATCTGGGCGACTTGTTCAGCTAAAGAAAGAGTCATAATTGGGGGTGTTGACGGTTGACTGTTTTGTTACGGAGTGCGGAGTGCGGAGTGCGGAGTGCGGAGTGCGAAGTCAGAAGTTAATAATTTCCTCTTACTCCCCCTGCTCCCCTTCTCCCCCTGCTTCCTACTCTTCCTCCCCATAATCGTTAAAGTCTTCTTCGTCAGGTTTACGGTTATGGGCTAGTTCATTTAATAGGGTTAACATTTTGTCTCCGCGTTCCAAGGAACGATCTTC
The sequence above is drawn from the Planktothrix serta PCC 8927 genome and encodes:
- a CDS encoding nicotinate-nucleotide adenylyltransferase; protein product: MTKIALFGTSADPPTAGHQAILFWLSQRFDKVVVWASDNPFKTHQTSLKHRMAMLSLLIEEINTSKQNIALHPELSHRRTLETLKGAKNYWPDAEYTLVVGSDLVQQIPHWYQIETLLKQVQLLVIPRPGYQVEETDLEPLQSLGKKVKIATLTGLPVSSTNYRQTGDIDVLPSPVQAYINQEQLYEYTR
- a CDS encoding TIGR02588 family protein, with translation MIKNQISEQNSSKPSRSIAEKFSLSISIFILVLLLGLVVYSWRIQKHKPPVLTLTQPEAIRQEQEQFYVTFTVINEGGETAQSVQVIGEFYSKGEVIEQGEQQIDYLSGGESASGAFIFSGNPQDGEVKIRVGSYKLP
- a CDS encoding TIGR02587 family membrane protein, which gives rise to MKRQANSSSHSKSWILEFQELVRGISGGFLFGIPLLYTMEVWQIGSFTEPPLMLTLLGITYFVVFLLIRVSGFRRHQHKTLKNTLLESVEALAIGLVCTTFILILLRQINQETPLDEALGKIILESIPFAMGAALAELMLSDESSNSSSSSQDKKPIKSNFLKANKINLQDTLDDISATFIGALFIAFSIAPTDEVRILAGATSPPWLIAIMIASLIISYCIVFAAGFRNQQKRHRQQGLFQSPHTETIVSYLISLITSVLMLWFFQKLSFSEPGILGLNSTLILGLPATIGGAAGRLAI
- a CDS encoding antitoxin, which gives rise to MDTAKLLKNSNEQTLVLPEEYQFSGDEVYLKKIGNVLILIPKDHPWQSLFESLNLFSEDFMESREQPPLEIREEF
- a CDS encoding glycoside hydrolase family 3 N-terminal domain-containing protein; translation: MTLSLAEQVAQMVVVRASGFLFDHQIRYPLWEPPAYRLKHWLQDLGVGGVILVDGSAAELTTRTQLLQSWAKFPLLVAADVEEGVGQRFAGATWFPPLMAIGALANQSLEQAEFYAEKMGAITAQEALTVGLNWILAPVVDVNNNPKNPVINVRSFGETPERVSQLATAFIRGCQGYPVLTTAKHFPGHGDTAIDSHLELPVIPHSDQRLAEVELPPFAATIASGVDAVMMAHLLIPAWDRERPATLSPVIVQQQLRQRLGFEGLVVTDALVMGAIAKQYTPEEAAILAVEAGADVLLMPLDPQVTIEAVCAAVAEGRISRERIEASVQRILQAKAKVFPDTQLDESYSLPRRDSKILFDSLSQPISQQMVRTILQDSLQQGGTLPLILSKTPQTGQNVVIVDDLLNCSILGNHTPAIARPTELGYRLQLVDCHAPAFSESGEDSSLPLDSAPTLLQVFIRANAFRDSSGLTQIAQDWLNLLLKQNSLQALVIYGSPYTLEQFLPQIPPTTPYVFSYGQTPMAQEIALKVLWGI
- a CDS encoding 4a-hydroxytetrahydrobiopterin dehydratase, producing the protein MTSLTQQTCEACHQKSTPVSLEEIAKLKPEIPYWNLIEVEGESRLERSYSFPDFKTALAFTNQVGEIAELENHHPALLTEYGKVTVTWWTHAIFGLHRNDFIMAAKTDDLAENSGIKNRK
- a CDS encoding IctB family putative bicarbonate transporter is translated as MTTLNTVWQQFTLQNLLIYQWRNTSILYRLTGVLHQWRQGSWLLQWGEPLGALLITIVFGLAPFVGTALIGVLLIACAAWWLLLTLTDEPSQTAFTPIHLIVLLYWGIATIATALSPVKMAALSGWIKLTLYLILFALMSRILRSPKIRSIFITIFLLTALIVSVYGLRQWFSGVEALATWVDPTSPQSKLTRVYSYLDNPNLLAGYLLPAVGLSLASFFVWRGILPKALALTMIVVNSSCLVLTFSRGGWIGLVLLIFAFAILLLYWLSIQFSPFWRQWALPLGLTGLTVFLLFAVLFVPPVRDRVASIFAGRGDSSNNFRINVWMSVIEMIKDRPILGIGPGNVAFNKIYPLYMQPRYTALSAYSVILEITVETGIIGLSCFLWLLTVTFNQGWVQLKRLRELGNSQGFWLMAAISTLVGMLGHGLVDTVWYRPQVNTLWWLMIALIASYYQPKPQILSDEVQTD
- a CDS encoding ADP-ribosylglycohydrolase family protein, with amino-acid sequence MKKSAILSGLMGVCVGDALGVPVEFSSRQERLQNPITTMTGQGTYRQPPGTWSDDSSLTLCLADSLCQGYNLKTIADSFSRWRYQQEWTPHGVVFDIGGTTNQAIRNILNGVNPVEAGETHERSNGNGSLMRILPMVYLASTVSFYQLIQWVHECSCLTHAHVRSQIGCGIYISIAVKLLQGLDLKSAYLEGIEAVKPIYYHPSLTVETSRFERVLTGKIDQLSMGQIESSGYVIHTLEASLWCLLTTSSYAEAVLKAVNLGEDTDTTAAVTGGLAGLYYGWENIPSEWVEQIARKDDIIALADRLEQAIFSTTES
- a CDS encoding NUDIX hydrolase; this encodes MVGKTQKKVLSSPLENFKVGVDNVIFSVDTGQNRLLVLLVMRQEEPFINTWSLPGTLVQQGESLEDAAYRILAEKIRVENLYLEQLYTFGGPNRDPREAPDSYNIRYLSVSYFALVRFEEAELIADKVTGIAWYPIDKIPQLAFDHNQILEYGYRRLQNKLEYSPVAFDVLPELFTLGDLYQFYTTILGEGFSDYSNFRTRLLKLGFLSDTGVKTSRGAGRPASLYRFDAEAFAPLKDKPLVFV
- a CDS encoding DUF4327 family protein, which produces MTYTTVQYSLDVIKDEARQLVTKGIVSRQQPIYTLCQYIPAREWACVECELEECNFLLRDRIGDLIGHETWDND
- a CDS encoding cation diffusion facilitator family transporter codes for the protein MIQDNRSKVQFVLLLTLGLNLIVMSIKVIVGTLTGSLSLLADALHSVTDSANNILGLVTNHFASPQPDREHPYGHQKFDALGALGVAVFLGIACFEILSSTVERVFRESKPVEISPKELWILLIVLGINIFVAYYERSAGKRLGSAVLVADAKHTMSDVWITIMVIGGLIGIWQGEVWNLPKLQYLDVILAFPVALLVFKSGWSVLRENLPWLVDQMAIAPETIKEISMSVPGVVNCHNIASRGVIGRQVFIEMHMIVEATDVETAHSITEAVEAELGNRFNPARILIHVEPPEYQSEEITYDSPSAKIKQ